A genomic segment from uncultured Marinifilum sp. encodes:
- a CDS encoding alpha-L-fucosidase, producing the protein MTKKLFIISVILMGMICQSRGQKKYKANWESLKTYEIPQWYKDAKFGIFIHWGPTTVPANNAEWYGFHMWNEGEVDALGNPSKEPSSAYKFHKENFGDPAEYGYTKFIPEFKAEKFDAKEWIDLFVEAGAKYVVPVGEHCDGFAMYNSKITRWNSVNMGPKKDIVGELFSEAKKQGLKVGTSSHYAYGWHWWTYKDKYETTNPELRDFYWDAHERWEPASKEWVKNWYNRTMDLMTQYQPDLLWFDLGFSEPAYEEARKKVLANYYNQGLKNKQEVVLNYKNIKWKPVPDGAAVLDLESGKLDRIRQDVWQTDMSLGGWRWGYCEPYEMRKASNYLQDLIDIVSKNGVLLLNVAPNKHGVIPDDQKAILREIGAWLKVNGEGIYESVPFTVFGQGPSNAEMRIHANLHEKGFNSDDFRYTKNGQNIYAFWMEADNRKVISLDALGSEDRITNDEIKRVSLLGCKKDIRWIQQNNELVIQLPENFESKNPPCFKIELEAMPSDIFGDKK; encoded by the coding sequence ATGACTAAAAAGTTATTTATTATTTCAGTGATACTGATGGGAATGATTTGTCAATCTCGAGGGCAGAAAAAATACAAAGCCAATTGGGAATCTCTAAAAACATACGAGATACCGCAATGGTATAAAGACGCCAAATTTGGTATTTTTATTCATTGGGGACCAACAACAGTACCGGCAAACAACGCCGAATGGTATGGGTTTCACATGTGGAACGAAGGTGAAGTAGATGCCTTGGGAAATCCTAGTAAAGAGCCTTCGAGTGCCTATAAATTTCACAAAGAAAATTTTGGCGATCCTGCCGAATATGGATATACTAAGTTTATTCCTGAATTTAAGGCTGAAAAATTCGATGCGAAAGAATGGATTGACTTGTTTGTTGAAGCTGGAGCTAAATATGTGGTTCCTGTAGGAGAGCATTGTGATGGATTTGCGATGTACAATTCTAAAATAACACGATGGAATTCTGTAAATATGGGCCCCAAGAAAGATATTGTTGGTGAATTGTTTTCGGAAGCCAAAAAGCAAGGTTTAAAAGTAGGTACTTCGTCGCATTATGCTTATGGATGGCATTGGTGGACCTATAAAGACAAATATGAAACCACAAATCCGGAATTAAGGGATTTTTATTGGGATGCTCATGAACGTTGGGAACCTGCCTCAAAAGAATGGGTAAAAAACTGGTACAATCGTACCATGGATTTGATGACTCAATATCAACCCGACCTGTTGTGGTTCGATCTTGGATTTAGTGAACCAGCTTATGAGGAAGCACGAAAAAAAGTCCTTGCTAATTATTACAATCAGGGATTAAAGAACAAGCAGGAAGTTGTTTTGAACTATAAGAACATAAAATGGAAACCGGTACCCGATGGTGCTGCTGTTTTAGATTTGGAAAGTGGTAAACTTGATAGAATTCGCCAAGATGTTTGGCAAACCGACATGAGCTTAGGTGGCTGGCGATGGGGATATTGCGAGCCTTATGAAATGCGTAAGGCAAGTAATTATCTGCAGGATTTAATTGATATAGTAAGTAAAAATGGGGTGCTTTTATTAAATGTTGCTCCTAACAAACATGGAGTTATTCCCGATGACCAGAAAGCTATTTTAAGAGAGATTGGTGCCTGGTTAAAAGTAAATGGTGAAGGAATTTACGAAAGTGTTCCATTTACTGTTTTTGGACAGGGGCCAAGTAATGCCGAAATGCGTATTCATGCAAATCTGCACGAAAAAGGATTTAATTCAGATGATTTCCGTTATACTAAAAACGGACAGAATATTTATGCTTTCTGGATGGAAGCAGATAATAGAAAAGTGATTTCTTTAGATGCATTGGGATCTGAGGATAGAATAACTAACGATGAAATTAAAAGGGTAAGTTTGTTGGGATGCAAAAAGGATATAAGATGGATTCAGCAAAACAATGAGTTGGTAATTCAGCTACCTGAAAATTTTGAATCGAAGAATCCTCCATGTTTTAA